The Ahaetulla prasina isolate Xishuangbanna chromosome 14, ASM2864084v1, whole genome shotgun sequence genome includes a region encoding these proteins:
- the CIAO3 gene encoding cytosolic iron-sulfur assembly component 3, protein MAVASPFSGALQLTDLDDFIGPSQECIKPIKVDKSGRVAAKIRIEDDGTYFQVGQDGGSQKLEKAKITLNDCLACSGCITSAESVLITQQSHEELCKVLNANKAPNSPKKLVVVSVSPQSRASLAARFGMTPLDTAKKLTAFLKNLGVHFVFDTTFTRNFSLLESQREFVQRFQRRVEDKKALPMLAAACPGWICYAEKTHGNFIIPYISTTRSPQQIMGSLIKDHFAKQQCLTPDQIYHVTVMPCYDKKLEASRPDFFIQEHQTREVDCVITTGEVLKLLDQEGVSLLEVNPRPLDSMFGNLLEEQLFSHSGGGSGGYLEHVFKYAAKELFGIPVKELHYKTLKNKDFQEVTLEKDGQTVLHFALAYGFRNIQNFVQKLKRGKLPYHYIEVMACPSGCLNGGGQIRAEGESSKDLLHRVETLYEVAQPEDPEMNKTIGDLYDQWLGGPTSQQAQDHLHTIYHAVEKGSASFNIKW, encoded by the exons ATGGCGGTGGCGTCGCCCTTCAGCGGCGCTCTGCAGCTGACCGACCTGGACGATTTCATTGGGCCCTCGCAG GAATGCATCAAACCAATCAAAGTTGACAAGTCTGGGAGAGTAGCAGCTAAGATCCGTattgaagatgatggaacttaTTTCCAAGTTGGCCAG GACGGAGGGTCACAAAAACTGGAAAAGGCCAAGATTACGCTCAATGACTGCTTGGCCTGCAGTGGTTGCATTACATCAGCGGAGAGCGTCCTAATCACTCAGCAGAGCCACGAAGAGCTCTGCAAAGTGTTAAATGCCAATAAG GCACCCAATTCTCCCAAGAAATTGGTGGTGGTATCCGTATCTCCCCAGTCCAGAGCTTCTTTAGCTGCAAGATTCGGAATGACTCCTTTAGACACAGCTAAGAAACTGACAGCCTTCTTGAAGAATTTAG GGGTGCATTTTGTCTTTGATACAACTTTCACCAGGAACTTCAGTTTGCTGGAGAGCCAGCGGGAATTTGTTCAGCGTTTCCAGAGACGAGTAGAAGATAAGAAAGCTTTACCCATGTTAGCTGCTGCTTGTCCTG GTTGGATCTGTTATGCTGAAAAAACTCACGGGAATTTTATCATCCCATACATCAGCACTACCAGATCACCCCAGCAGATCATGGGCTCCCTGATTAAGGACCACTTTGCCAAACAACAG TGCCTGACACCAGACCAAATCTACCATGTAACTGTGATGCCTTGCTATGACAAAAAGCTAGAAGCTTCCAGGCCAGATTTCTTCATTCAAGAGCACCAGACCCGTGAGGTTGACTGTGTGATTACAACAG gagaagtcttaaagctgctggACCAGGAAGGAGTATCCCTTCTTGAAGTGAATCCTAGGCCTTTGGATAGCAT GTTTGGCAATCTTTTGGAAGAACAGCTCTTCAGCCATTCTGGAGGTGGCTCTGGGGGATACTTGGAGCACGTATTCAAATATGCAGCCAAGGAGCTCTTTGGCATTCCAGTGAAGGAGCTTCACTACAAGACCCTGAA AAACAAGGATTTTCAAGAGGTGACGCTGGAGAAGGATGGCCAGACTGTCCTGCACTTTGCCCTGGCGTATGGATTTCGGAACATCCAAAACTTCGTGCAGAAACTGAAACGTGGAAAGCTGCCCTACCATTACATCGAGGTGATGGCTTGCCCTTCAG GGTGCTTAAATGGAGGGGGGCAGATCCGAGCGGAAGGAGAATCCAGCAAGGACCTGCTCCATCGTGTGGAGACACTCTACGAAGTGGCCCAGCCGGAAGACCCCGAGATGAACAAAACCATCGGCGACCTCTATGACCAGTGGCTTGGTGGCCCCACTTCTCAACAGGCTCAAGATCACCTCCATACAATATACCACGCTGTGGAGAAAGGCAGTGCAAGCTTTAATATTAAGTGGTAA